In one Gossypium hirsutum isolate 1008001.06 chromosome D09, Gossypium_hirsutum_v2.1, whole genome shotgun sequence genomic region, the following are encoded:
- the LOC107892104 gene encoding 3-oxo-Delta(4,5)-steroid 5-beta-reductase, giving the protein MANSHQPFVALIVGVTGMAGLSLAEALKSPNALGGPWKVYGSASRPIPTWFPSSLLDKYIAFDATDAGNTADTLTPISGEVTHVFWVAIQVRESEQVNVTVNATMLFNVLDVLKSGPGGNGTGSRLSHVTVQTGTQHYMGPIHNPTESGQGLEPHEPPFREDLPRLPYPNFYYALEDLLESYAPSLTYSVHRSSIIIGASSRSVYNALLTLAVYALICRYEGLPFRYLGSRYTWEHFCDMSDARVLAKQHIWAAVTPSAKNQAFNCTNGDMFTWKSLWKKLCDIFDLEFIPSVELENFDFVELMKEKSKVWDEIVEMHGLFKTKLEEITCAVALNNVLHFGFQHVCSMNKSRDYGFFGYADTLESIPMWVERLRDMKIIP; this is encoded by the coding sequence ATGGCCAATTCCCACCAACCGTTTGTTGCACTCATCGTCGGCGTCACCGGCATGGCGGGGTTGAGCCTAGCTGAAGCCTTGAAGAGCCCCAATGCCCTCGGCGGTCCTTGGAAAGTTTATGGCTCTGCTTCACGTCCCATACCAACTTGGTTCCCTTCCTCGCTCCTCGATAAATACATCGCTTTTGATGCCACCGACGCCGGAAACACTGCTGATACGCTCACTCCAATCTCCGGCGAAGTCACCCATGTTTTCTGGGTGGCAATCCAAGTTCGTGAAAGTGAACAAGTAAATGTTACAGTTAACGCAACTATGTTATTCAACGTTCTCGATGTTTTGAAGAGTGGCCCGGGCGGCAACGGAACCGGTTCAAGGCTCAGCCATGTCACGGTTCAGACAGGTACCCAACACTACATGGGTCCGATCCATAATCCAACGGAATCGGGCCAGGGTCTCGAACCCCATGAACCACCGTTTAGGGAGGATTTGCCCCGCTTGCCTTACCCCAACTTTTACTACGCGCTAGAAGATCTTTTGGAGTCATACGCACCATCATTGACCTACTCTGTGCACCGCTCGTCGATCATAATAGGCGCGTCGTCGAGAAGCGTGTACAACGCGCTACTTACATTAGCAGTGTACGCATTGATATGTCGATACGAGGGTTTACCGTTTCGATACCTAGGTAGCCGGTACACATGGGAGCATTTTTGCGACATGTCCGATGCACGCGTGCTCGCCAAGCAGCATATATGGGCCGCAGTGACTCCCAGTGCCAAGAACCAAGCCTTTAATTGCACTAACGGCGATATGTTCACTTGGAAAAGCTTATGGAAAAAATTGTGCGACATATTTGATCTCGAATTTATCCCTTCCGTGGAGTTGGAAAACTTTGATTTTGTTGAGCTGATGAAGGAGAAAAGCAAGGTATGGGATGAAATAGTGGAAATGCATGGATTGTTCAAGACGAAATTGGAGGAAATTACATGTGCAGTAGCTCTTAACAACGTGTTACATTTTGGGTTTCAACATGTTTGTAGTATGAATAAGAGTAGAGATTATGGGTTCTTTGGGTATGCAGATACCCTCGAAAGTATTCCCATGTGGGTTGAGAGATTGAGAGACATGAAGATTATACCTTAA